The DNA segment GGACTCCATGACAAGGATGACGTCCGCCCAGGCGAGCTGTTCGGGGCTGAGGGGGACGATGGCATCATGATTCAACCCGGCGGAGTCCGCTTCGATGCCCGGTGTGTCCGCAAAGATGGTCTCCGCGGTGGGGCTGCGGAGTTTGTTCTGGGAGCAGATGAAGAGGAGTTTTCTGGCAGGCATGGGGGAAATGCGGAAAGCGGCGGTTCCCCGGAAGGAGCCGCCGCTGGTTGAATCTGACAATCCGTTCCGGGATCAGAGAAGCATCAGAGCGGGTTGCTCGAGCAGCTTCTTGACCTGGGAGAGGAACTCCGCGCCAACGGCGCCATCGACCACGCGGTGGTCGCAGGAGAGACCGATGTTCATACGGAGACCGGGGACGATCTGGCCGCCTTTGACGACGGGTTTTTCGATGGCCGCTCCGACGGAGAGGATGGCCGCCTGTGGTGGGTTGACGATCGCGTCGAAGGATTCGATGCCCCAGGCACCCAGGTTGGAGACGGTGATGGTGCCGCCGTCGAACTCATCCGGCTTGAGCTTCTTGTCCTTCGCGCGTTTGGCGAAGTCCTTGACGGCCTGGGAAATGGCGAGCAGGGACTGGGTTTCCGCCTTCTTGATGACCGGGGTGACCAGACCGTCCTCGACGGCGATGGCGACGGAGAGTCCGACGTGCTTGAACTTCACGATGTGGTCACCGGCGAAGGAGGCGTTGATCGCTGGCACCGCTTCCGCCGCGCGGATGGTGGCGAGAAGGATGAAGTCGTTGACGGAGAACTTGTTGCCGTGGGTCTTTTCCGCCTGGTCGTTGACCTGCTTGCGGAGCGACATGAGCGGGGCCGCGTCCACTTCCAGATGGAGGTAGAAGTGGGGGATGGTGACCTTCGAGGTGAGCAGGCGGGAAGCGATGACTTTCCGCATGCTGGAGAGTTCGATGCGTTCGTCGCCTTCCTTCGCGGTGGGCAGGATGGCCTGGGCGGCTGGAGCGGCTGCCGCAGCAGGTGCCGACGCCTTGCCCTTTGCGGAGGCGGCCAGCGCGGCGGCGGCGGAGGCGTCGCTGGAGGGCTTCTTCGCAGGTGAGGAGGAGGCATTCTCGACGTCCTTTTTCACGATCCGGCCGGCTGGGCCGCTGCCGGTGACGTTGCCGAGATCGACATTGAGGTCCGCTGCGATCTTGCGGGCGAGAGGGGATGCCTTGATGCGCTCACCGTCTTCACGTGGAGCCGCGGCGGGAGCCGGGGTGCTGGCAGCGGCAGGTGCGGTTTCCCCTGCCTTCGGTTCGGCTGCTTTGGTTTCCGCGGCCGGCGCAGGCGCGCTGCCTCCACCTTCGCCGCCGAGCACGGCGAGAACGGAACCGATGGTTGCCTTGTCACCTTCCTGCACGCGGATCTCCGTGAGCACGCCTTCGTCGAAGGCTTCCATCTCCATCGTGGCCTTGTCCGTTTCGACTTCCGCGAGGATGTCGCCGATCTCGACGTTATCGCCGACTTTTTTGTGCCATTTGATAAGGGTGCCCTCGGTCATGGTGTCCGAGAGTTTTGGCATTTCGATGTTCACTGACATGGCTTGGATGAAAATGGGGTCGAGGTGAAGATGGGAGAATGACGGGGGTTTTCCAGCCTTTTCAGGCCATGAGGGGAAAGAAAAAGCGCGGGGCTTTGGATGGCCGCCGCGCTTTGGAAATGGGTTCTGGTCAGGTGTCTCAGGGAGCCAGTGGCTTCATGGAAGGAACGAGGCCCATGTGGGGGCTGCCGGTTCCGCCCTGGACGGTGGCCATCTTGAGGAACTTGTCATGGGAGGTGCCGCAGCAGCCCTTCTTCGGGCAGTAGAAGCGCACGCAGGAACCGCACTTCACCTTGACCTTCTTGGTCACGGTTTTGTAGCGGGGAACCTTCTTCTCGACGGTCTCGGTCATGCCACCTTTGGCACCGGGAGTGTGGACTTGCTCGGTGACGATGTCATAGCCGCAGGTTTTCACTTTTTTGGTGACCGTGCGGTAGTCGGCGGTCTGGGCGCCGAACATGGAGCAGCAGGAGGAGAAGCCGAGGGAAACGGCGACGAGGGAGACGAGGAGCAGCAGGTTTTTCATGACGGGTTCGAGTTTTTGTTGGAAATCAGAAGAGGCAGCAGCAGGAGCTGAGGGCGACCGCCACGGCGGCAAGTGCGAGATGGACGGCAATGCGTTTCATAATGATGGAAATGCTAGAAGCGGAGTGGGTCTTGGCAATGAAAAAGCACCTCGGGCACCCGTGAATCTAACCGGTTGTGACCTTTGTCACCACTCCTTTTTCAACCGTGAAGTTGAGGCGCTCCGGCCGGTAGTCGCGGGTGACGGGAAAGTCCTCGCCGTCCTTTCTAACAACACGGCAGGGGAGGTCCGCTTCCTTGGCCTTCGCTTCGGCCGCTTCAAGGGTCAGCCCGACGAAGGAATCCGGCGTGGGAACCGCATCGGAAGGCTGCTTTCCGGCGGCATCCGGCGGTGGGGGATCCGGAGCGTTCTTCGGCTGGCAGGCGGCGGTGAGCAGGGCAAGGGGCAGGAGGAGGGACGCTTTCATAACTCCTAAATTCGGACGGACGGCTCGGGGTGCAAGGATTTTCAGGCGGGCGGGGAGGTGACCGACCGCAGCCAGCCGGCGAAGGATTCCTCGGTGTGGTCGCCGGCGGCGAGGGCGAGAAAGTGGGGATACTTCTCCTCTTCCCCGACAAGGAAGAAGACGCCATTCAGGTTCAGGAAGAGTTCGCAGGCGATGGCAGCGGTCCGCTTGTTGCCGTCGAGGAAAGGATGATTCTTGGCAAGACCGTGGGCGTAGCTGGCAGCGAGCTGGCAAAAATCTGGCGGTGGATCTCCGTAGCACCAAAGTTGCTGGGGCCGTGCGACGGCGGAGAGAAACAACCCTTCGTCTCGGATTCCCGGCAGCCCACCGTGCTCGGCGAGCTGCCGCTGATGGACGAGGCGCAGGGTTGTCTCGGCCACCCACTCAGGTTCTGGAGCGCTCATGGAGTTCACTGGGCAAGCTTTCTGAGCATGTTCCGGTTCTCACGCATGATCCGCTCCGCCACTTCCATCTGGCGGGCGACGGTCTCATCGAAAGGAGTCAGAAGGAGGCCATCGGGGGTCTCCGTAAGAGTAATGCTGTCGCCCTTGCTCACCCGGAGCTTTTCCAAAACCTCCTTGGGAAGGATGATTCCAGCCGAGTTTCCGATGGTTGTAATCTTCAGGGTCGCATTCATTTTGGTAAGTTATAACCCATGTTCCAACGGAATCAAGACGCTAAAAAAACCCGGCACACGGGAAGCGCGCCGGGTTTTTGAAGTTCTGGGACTTCCGTCAAACGGATCAGCCGAGGGCCAGCACCTTCTCCACGATCCGGCGTGGGTTCGGAAGCTGCTCATTCTCAATGTGCGGCGAGTAGATCGCAGGCGCGTCGATGGTGGTGACACGCTTGACCGGCGCGTCGAGGTAGTCGAAGGCGTGCTCCTGGATGAGGTGGGAAACCATCGCGGAGACACCGCCGAAGCCTTTCGATTCATCCACGAGGACGACGCGGTTGGTCTTCTTGACAGTCTTCAGGATGGCATCCTGATCGAGCGGTCGGATCGAGCGGAGGTCGAGAACCTCGGCGTTGATGTTGTGCTTTTCCTTGAGGATCTCCGCGGCGGCGAGCGCCTGGATCACGGAGCGGCCGTGGGCGATGAGCGAGACATCCGAGCCTTCGCGCTTGATGTCGGCCAGACCGAGCGGCACGACGAAGTCACCGTCGGCGGGGTCCGGCACGGAACCGGTGGTGCCATAGAGAAGGGTGTTCTCCATGACATAGACCGGGTCGTTGTCACGGATGGCCGCCTTGATCAGACCTTTCGCATCGGCGGGGGTTGCGGGAGCGCAGACCTTCAGACCGGGGAATGCGGCGAAAAGGCCTTCCGGAATGTGGGAGTGCGTGGCACCCACCCCGGTGCCGCCGTTGGCAGGGCCGCGGACCACGATGGGGCAGTTGGCGAGGCCGCCGGACATATAGCGGACACAGGCGGCATTGTTGACGAGCTGGTCGAAGGCCACGGAGTGGAAGGACCAGAACATCAGCTCCATGACCGGACGGACGCCCAGCATGGAAGCACCGATGCCCATGCCGATGAAGCCGGCTTCGGAGATGGGGGTGTCGACGATGCGCTTGTCGCCCCACTTTTTCCAGAGGCCCTCGGTGACCTTGTAGGCGCCGTTGTATTGGGCGACTTCCTCGCCCATCAGGACGACGTTCTCATCGCGGGCGAGTTCCTCATCGAGACCTTCGCGGAGCGCTTCACGGTAGGTAAGAATACGTGACATGTAAGTGGAAATTGGGAGGTGTGAAGGTGGATGGGGAAATCAGTCGTTGAAGAAGTGGCGGCCGATCTTGGAAGCCTCGGTGTTGTTGTCACTTTCCCAATAGATGTCCGTCATGATGTCCGCGACGGTCGGCGGTGGGGATTCCTCGGCGAACTTCACCGCGTCGGCGGCTTCCGCCTGGGCGGCCTTGTTGATCTCGTCGGCCTTCTCCTCGGTGAGGACTCCTTCGTCGATCAGGCGCTTGCGGAAGAGGTTGATCGGATCGTGGTTCTGCTTGTAGTTTTCGATCTCCTCCGGAGTGCGGTATTTCTTGGCGTTGGCGTCGGCGACGCTGTGGCCGTAATAGCGGTAGGTGTCGATCTCCAGCAGCGTGGGGCGGCTCTCGTTGTGCGCGCGTTCCAGGGCGATCTGGGTTTTGGCGCGGACCTCATAGACGTCGGAGCCGTTGATGACATCCCACTCCATGTCATAGCCTTCCGCCCGTTGGGCGAGGCAACCCTTGTAGGCGGAGGACCGCTTCTGGGAGGTGCCCATCGAGTAGCCGTTGTTTTCGATGACGAAGATGACGGGAATGTCGAAAAGGGAAGCGATGTTGAGGGATTCGTGGAAGGCACCCTGGTTGACGGCGCCGTCGCCAAGGTAGCAGAGGCAGGCACCCTTCCTGCCGAGATACTTCACCCCGTAGGCGAGGCCGAGGCCGAGCGGGGTCTGACCGCCGACGATGCCGTGGCCGCCCCAGTAGTTCTTGTCCGGAGCGAAGTAGTGCATCGAGCCACCCTTGCCCTTGGAGCAACCGGTCTGCTTGCCGTAGTTCTCCGCCATGCACTCGTTCATGTTCATACCGGAGGCGAGGCCGTGGCCGTGGTTGCGGTAGGCGGTGATGACGTGGTCGTCCTTGCCGCAGAGGGAGATGGTGCCGACAGCGACCGACTCCTGGCCGATGTAGAGGTGGAGGAAGCCACCCATCTTACCCGCGTTGTAATACTTCAGCGATGCCTGTTCGAACCGGCGGATGCGGACCATCTGGGTGAAGAGACCGATCTTTTCCTCCGCAGTGAGGTTCTTGTTGATCGCGGCAGTTGAGAAATCAAGAGGGGTCGAGGTGGCGCTGGACATGGACTGGCGTTTGGAAGGTAGGGACTTAGAAAGCGGGGCAGTAACGGGCAAGACTTATCTCGCGGCGATTTGGGATGGGGCTTTGGCGGTGCCAGGAAGGGAAAGGCGGGCGAGGAGGAAGAGGCCGGTGAAGAGCGTGTTCGCGACGATGAGATTGCGGAGGAAAACCCAGGTCGGGCCGAGACCCACCGGACCGGTCCACTGGGCCTGGACGAATCCGGCGGCGTCCTTTGTGTAGAGCGGGTCGGTCAGGAAGGAGACCAGATTGGTCAGGAAGTAGAAGATGACAGCGGAGGCGACGGCACCGGTGAGCACCGGTGTGGCGGCGGGCTTCGGACGAACCACCATGGCGATGCTGATGGTTGCGGCGATCCCCAGGGCGATGGCGGCATGGTGCCAGCCAAAAACCGGATAGCCTTGGAGGGCACTGGTAACCGGGTCGGTCAGCACCCAGACGATGCCTGGCACCAACCAACGTTGCTTCCCGTCGAGGAAAATGAAGCTGCAGAGGAACAGTGCCAGCAGCGGTTGGAGATTCGGGAGGGTGGTGGGAAAGGCGCTGCCCAGCACGCGGAAGACAGCCAGCAAGGCGATCAGGATGAGGACGGGGACCCAGCGGTTCATGCGGCGACGATGGAGGATTTCCCGGTAGTGGGCGAGGGGAAAATCCTTTGTTTGGAAGGATTCGTCGGCTCTATGTTCCACGTGGAACATCACCAGATCCGTGCTTGAGGTGGGGAGTTCCATGGCTAAACTGCGCCCCCGGCCGATGTTCAGATACCCGAAAACCTATGATGTGATTGTGATTGGTGCCGGCCATGCCGGGGTGGAGGCTGCCTTGGCTGCCGCCCGTCTCGGTTGCCAGGTGGCGGTGCTGACGCAAAATCTGGACACCGTCGGGCAGATGTCCTGCAACCCCGCGATCGGAGGCCTGGCGAAGGGACACATGGTCCGGGAGATCGACGCCCTCGGCGGTGCGATGGGTCTGAATACGGACGCGACCGCCATCCAGTGGCGGATGCTCAACGCATCGAAAGGTCCATCGGTCCGGGCTCCTCGTGCCCAGTGCGACAAGAAAGCCTACCAGTTCCGGATGAAGCGGGAGCTGGAAGGCATGCCCGGAGTGGATCTTCACCAAGGCAACGTCGCCGATCTGCTGGTAGAGAACGACCACATCACAGGTGTGATGACGTCCCTCGGCATGGAGCTGGTGGGGAAATCTGTCATCCTCAGTGCCGGAACTTTCATGCGTGGCCTCATGCACGTTGGCCTGCGGAATGAGAAAGGGGGTAGGATGGGGGATGCCACCTCCACTGTATCCGATTCCCTGAAGCGCCTCGGCTTCCAGGTGGAGCGGTTCAAGACCGGCACTCCTTGCCGCCTGAATGGCCGATCACTCGACTTCTCCAAGTGCGAGCGTCAGGAAGGGGACAGCCCGGTGCCGAAGTTCAGCTACATCGCAGACACCCTGCTAAGGCAGGACGATGACCTGTTCACGCTGAATCCTTGGTGTGATCCGACGTTCCACGTGGAACAAATGCCCTGCTGGATCACCTACACCAACCCCGCCACCCACGACATCATCCGGGAAAATCTCGACCAGTCGCCCATGTATTGTGGCGTGATCGAGGGAGTTGGGCCGCGATATTGCCCCTCCATCGAGGACAAGGTGGTCCGTTTTGCCGAAAAGGAACGCCATCAGGTGTTCCTTGAACCGGAGGGGCGACACACCTTGGAGTATTACGTGAACGGGGTTTCGACCTCCTTGCCCTATGAAGTGCAGCTCGCTTTCCTGCGGACCATTCCCGGTCTGGAGAAGTGCGAGATCCTCCGCCCGGGCTATGCGGTGGAATATGATTACTGCCCGCCCACCCAGTTGCTGCCCACCCTTGAGACAAAGCAGGTGGAGGGCCTCTACTTCGCGGGTCAGATCAACGGCACCTCCGGCTACGAGGAGGCAGCAGGGCAGGGGCTGATCGCCGGGGCAAATGCCGCCCTCAAGGTGCTGGGTCGCCCGGATTTCGTGCTCGGTCGGGACGAAGCCTACCTGGGTGTGATGGTGGACGATCTGGTGACCCGTGGCTGCACGGAGCCCTACCGCATGTTCACCAGCCGCGCCGAATACCGCTTGCTCCTCCGTCAGGACAACGCGGATCTCCGGCTTACGCCGAAGGCGGCTGAGCTCGGCCTTGTGGCAGGGGAGCGGGTTCGGCGGATCAGGGAGAAGGAGGCGGATCTCGCCCGGGCGGAAACCTGGGTGCGGCAGACCTCCCATGAAGGGGTCAAACTGGACCTGTGGCTGCGCCGCAACGAGAACCAGTGGGAATCGCTGCCGGAATCCCTCCTCGGAGAGTTCCACGTGGAACTTTGGCCGCTGATCGAGACGAATTTCAAGTATGAGGGGCACCTCGAACGCCAGCAGGCTCAGATCAACCGCATGTCACGGCAGGAGAACCGGAGGCTTCCCGGAGATCTTGACTACGGTTCGATCCGTGGTTTGAAGAAGGAGGCGCAGCTCCGCTTCTCGGAGATCAAGCCCTTGACCATCGGCCAGGCAGCGCGCATTCCGGGCATCACTCCGGCGGACATCGCCATGCTGGTCGTCTGGCTGGAGAAGCTGGAACGGGAAAGGTAGGAGGGTGGACATTGCGGCAGAGCCGCTATGTCCGCTTCTTCCCTGAAAACTTCTTCTCTTCATCCCACCCACTCCGCAGGCAGACGCACAGGCTTTCCTTCCGGCATCTGCACGAGGGCCAGCGACTGCCGGGCAGTGACCAGGGTGGTGCCATCGCTTTCCCGGATCATTTCAAACTGGCACCAGAAGCGCGCCTTTGAAATTTCCGCCACAGCACCGCGGATGGTCAGCCAGTCACCCAGCTTCGCCGGACGGCGGTAGTCGATCTCTGTTCGCGTGACCACAGGGAAAAGCTGGGTTTCCGACATGCTCCGCAGATCCATGCCCATGCCCGCGGCCAGCCGGGTGCGGCAGGTCTCGATCATCCGCAGGTAGGCGATGTTGTGGACCACGCCTCCGCAGTCCGTGTCGAAAAACATCACCTCCTCGCGGGTTTCCATCGTCGGGAATGAAATCGGCATGGCGGAATCCATGCCGCAAAGGGAGCCGTTTGCCAAGGGATCGTCGTCGGGATTGCAATGTTCGCTTGAGCTTCGTCGTAGGAGTGGCCAGTCTGGTTTGAAAAATGGCTGCGTGGGGAATCAGATGCGGAAGTTGGATCATCGCCGGAGTGCTGGCGGTGGGGGACATGGCCGCCGCAGCGGGACACTTTGAAGTGCCGAAGGAAGGGCCGGTGGCGTTCCGCCGGGACCGTCTGCCCATTGAGGTGGATTTGATGACCAACCTTTCATCGGACCTGGTGGCGTTGAGCCATGCGCAGCGGCGTGAGAACGCGGCGGACCGGAGGATCGTCGCCCAGATGTTGGCACTCGCCCTGGCATTGAACCCGGCCAGTGCCGAGGCCCGTACTGCTTTGGCTGCGGCGGCCAAAGGAGCACCGGGAGGGAAGGCGGGGAAACGTGAGCTGCAACGAAGCCGCGAAGAGATCTGGGGTGTGCTCAAGTGGTTGGGATCCCCTGAGGCCGGACCGGATGGCCAAGCTCTCGCCGCCTGTCTGGGAGATGTCATTTCCATGGCGGATCCCAGCCATCCGGATGCAGCATCGTTGCTGGAAAAAGGGGAGAAAGGCGCCTGGACGCCCTGGGTAGCGGACCTGAAAGCTTTTGATCGAGTGCAACCTGCTGACAAAGAGGTTGTTGTGGATAGCATGCCGATGCCGGAGGGTGGGAATCCGCAGGCAAAGGAGACACCGCTGCCACAGACCACGCTCCAGTTGGAATCCGCCACCATTTTCACTCCACTCTGGGAGCTGGACAAGGATACCGGCGACGAACAGCTCAAGCTGACCTCCGTGGCAATGAAGGCGTCCATCCTGCCTTCGCCTCCACCGGAGGCTCCCGTCGTAAAGCCGATGACCTTCACCATCGATTTCACGCTGGAGAACACGCAGGTCAACCGGATGAACCGGGCCCTGCATGCGGTGCTTGTGAAGCGGCATGGCGCCCTGCCTGCCGGCTCCCAGGTCACCTTGAATCTGGGGGAGGAGAACTCCTACCTCCCGGTCCGTAACCGCGATGCGCTTTCGGGTGCGGCGGCTGTGTTGCTGGATGCCGCCCTTTCCGGGAAGGCACCTGCTGGCATTGTGATCGGGAGGCTGGATGCGGATGGCTCGTTCAAATCGCCACCGGATGTGTGGGACCGGCTGCGTGCGTTGTCCGGTGGTCCCGGCGGACGGCTGGTGATCCCGGCGGATGCCGCCGAACTCTTGCCTTGGATCCTGGCATTGGAGAATCCGGAGTTTTTCCTGAGGTACGATGTCCTGTTGGCGTCCAACCATCAGGAGCTGGTCGAGCGGTCCGCTGCGGCAACCGCCAGCCCGCTTACGGAAATCCTGGCCCGTTTCCAGGAGGTCAGGAGCAAGGGCGCGACATTGCCGATCGGCCAGTACGTTACCAACCGCTTCGTGAGGCAGAGGCTGGCGGAGTTGTCAGCGGAAGCTCCGTATTTCGCTTCTCCGAAGCTGCTGGCCATCCAGGGTGCCGGTGAGCGCCCGACCCGGATCTCGCGGAAGATTCTCGCCTTCGAGCTGCGCAGCGCCATGCAGCCATTGGCCTGGCTGCGGGGGAAGGCCGCTGCGGACATCGATCTTGCCAAGCTCGACAAGAATTACGACTCCGCCCGGGCGCAGGTGGACAGCTTGGAGAAATACTCGGAGGACCGGGACCTGTTGGCGTCGGTCCGGGAAATGACCACCACTCTCCGGACGTTTTCCCGCGCACAACGGCTCAGCCTCAGCCGGGAGCGGGAAGCCGCTGCCGCAGCGGAAGCGTTCGTTGAGATGAGGGAGTCCCTCAACGCCACCTTGGATGAACTGAATGCCGTGATCGGTGAGGTGCCGGAGACCGATGCCGGGGAGGATGCCCAGTGAGTCGTCACAGGTAGGATTCCCGGAAGATGATGGGAGATAAGATGTCCGTTTTTCCTGAGTTTTCGCGGACTTGATCTCGTATGGCTGAATCGTTAGCCTGCGGCTGATCGTGAAAAGACGGGGGATTTCATGTGCCACGCGGGCATGTCTCGTGGTGATGGCCGCAGGAATGATCGTATCGTGCGACAGCCCGAAGAAGAAGGCGTTGCGCGGTTTGAGCCGTGCCGGCATCGAGCCGACGGGACGCTCCTTGGTGGAGGCCGTGGAAGCGCGGAATGGCCCTCTCGTCGATTCACTGTTGCTCGCGGAGGTCGACACGGAGCGCAAGGATACGCAGGGCCGCACCCCGCTCCGGCTCAGTGTGGATGCGGATGACCGCGCGACCGCGCTCAGGCTGGTGGACGGAGGCGCGAATGTGGACTCCCGTGCGACGGATGGCTCCAGCGTCCTGGGTGCCGCCGTCCGGCGGATGGATGTCGCTTTCATCCGCAGGCTGCTGGAGCGCGGGGCCAGCCCCGACGCGACCATGCCCGGTGGTGAGGAGATCCTGCCATGGGCCATCCGGGAGGGGAGTGCGGAGCTGGTGGAGCTGCTGATGGCGGCGGCCCCGGATCCACACATGACCGACCGCGAGGGGAATCCTCTGCTCCACGTGGCCATGCAAGCGGACCGCCGCGACCTGATGGAGGCCATCATCAAGCTGGGCGCGGACCCCGGGCAGAAGAACGCCCGTGGTGAATCCACCCTCCACACCGCGATCCGGAACGGATGGCTGGAGACGGTGCCTTCATTGGTGAAAGCCGGAGCGGACCCGAACCTGCCGGGGCCATCCGGCCATTCTCCGCTCGCCCAGGCGGTGATGGACGCGGATCTGGGGATGATGGGTCTGCTGTTGGGCACCGGAGCGGATCCGAATTTCCGCCACCCGGTCGGGGAGGATGGGACACTTTCAAAGACGCCGCTGGAGCTTGCCTTCGCCCATCAGGACCGCCGCGTCTTCCAGATGTTCCTGGACCGGAAGGTGAAGCTCGAGCAATCCAGGATCGACCTCTGGCTGGCGGACGCGCTGGAGGCGAAGGACATGGGCATGGTGCGGCTGCTGCTGCGCGGCGGCGCCCGGCCGAACCTGCATGGGAGCGACGGCTGGCTGCCCATCGAGCGGGCCGTGCTGGCGCGTGAGGGCAGCATGGTGAAGCTGCTTTCGGACTATGGCAGTCCGGCGGGCCGTTCACTTCACCTCGCGGCGGCGGTGGGGGACAGGCTGATGATCGACCTGCTGCTGCACCTGGGCATGAACCCGGATGTGGTGCATCCGCCCTTCCTGGACCGCCCGCTTTCCGTGGCCATCCGCCACCGCCATGACGCGGCGGCGGCCGCATTGGTCCGGGGCGATGCGAAGATCCGTTTCCGCATGCCGGAAGGCCAGACGCCGCTGCACCTGGCGGTCGCTCTCGGCTGCCCCGTTACGGTGAAGGCGCTGGTCGGACATGGAGCGGACCCGAACGAGACTTTCGAGGTTCCCGCACAACGGGAGTTCGTCCGCCAGGTGCGGCCGGGCATCGCCCGCTGGGCGTTGCGCCTGGACCGGAACGTCACCCCGCTCATGATCGCGGCGGACTCCGGGAACACGGCGGTGGCCCGCCATCTCATCAACGCCGGGGCGAAGAAGAACACCTGGTCCCGCGTGTCCAGCTTGTGGCCCATCAACTTCGCCTCGCGGCGCGGGGATGTGAAGATGATGCGCCTGATCCTCGGTCGCGACCCGCACAAGGAGGACCGCCACATCGTGGTCAACCTGAAGGAACAGAAAGCCAGCGTCTATGACGCGGAGGGGAATGAGATCTTCACCACGAAGGTCTCCACCGGCCGCAAGGGCTACGCGACGCCGACCGGTGAGTACGTC comes from the Luteolibacter sp. SL250 genome and includes:
- a CDS encoding ankyrin repeat domain-containing protein; protein product: MIVSCDSPKKKALRGLSRAGIEPTGRSLVEAVEARNGPLVDSLLLAEVDTERKDTQGRTPLRLSVDADDRATALRLVDGGANVDSRATDGSSVLGAAVRRMDVAFIRRLLERGASPDATMPGGEEILPWAIREGSAELVELLMAAAPDPHMTDREGNPLLHVAMQADRRDLMEAIIKLGADPGQKNARGESTLHTAIRNGWLETVPSLVKAGADPNLPGPSGHSPLAQAVMDADLGMMGLLLGTGADPNFRHPVGEDGTLSKTPLELAFAHQDRRVFQMFLDRKVKLEQSRIDLWLADALEAKDMGMVRLLLRGGARPNLHGSDGWLPIERAVLAREGSMVKLLSDYGSPAGRSLHLAAAVGDRLMIDLLLHLGMNPDVVHPPFLDRPLSVAIRHRHDAAAAALVRGDAKIRFRMPEGQTPLHLAVALGCPVTVKALVGHGADPNETFEVPAQREFVRQVRPGIARWALRLDRNVTPLMIAADSGNTAVARHLINAGAKKNTWSRVSSLWPINFASRRGDVKMMRLILGRDPHKEDRHIVVNLKEQKASVYDAEGNEIFTTKVSTGRKGYATPTGEYVITNKHRAWTSTIYHASMPYFQRLSCSDFGLHAGVVPGYPASHGCIRVPAGNAAKLFAMTEAGDRVMIVP